The following proteins come from a genomic window of Pirellula staleyi DSM 6068:
- a CDS encoding DUF4129 domain-containing protein: protein MNRRLPTTLADYLIVAISPFLIMLLVGSVSFFLVEVFYRGQYELRLSFVMAMFVMGAVSVARISIEEGRAYAAMFALPLGIACVYAVSTFAAFRGPLASMGPIFVIVLLGIIWLSADKLVWNCTLLDDRRDASGKGLLSSLRDLRSRLFSVTAKPEVSQPSSVTATSENKPPPDLNWIGNWFSRTRSRSAEQPGVWVIYYSLFALPLFAIGQLAIPASDTASRQSVFKLMVIYVTSALMLLLATSLLSIRKYLRDRNVEMPAEMALVWTVSGTILATAVVLIAMLLPRPAPEYSLAQYVEQFDSPPREASAAGAGSEGAKSKKATDQRSATKGDDSPDTQQSSSDSEAKTPSKEQGGNGESKSSSPGASEKSGGDTKSPSNPQPAEKMEQPSGESSENHTPSDASRSKNQSDPTPKDSSSNSTSEPSPPSSGSWKPPQLSFSGVVQWLVYAFYALVAIVAGVVAYQYREQIVAAWHRFLQELKNWLAGLQSKRSADGMSAHQAEPERPKSFGEYRNPFLSGAARSWSQADLLRYTLEALEAWGREHGAPRAPSQTTLEFTQMLAQVSPTLGGLLRQFADLYGQTAFAPASSSQTSTAVVEKLWQTLASASGSTSTRG, encoded by the coding sequence ATGAACCGACGGCTCCCAACAACACTGGCTGACTATCTGATCGTCGCCATCAGTCCGTTTCTCATCATGCTGCTCGTTGGGAGCGTATCTTTTTTTCTCGTCGAAGTCTTCTATCGTGGTCAGTATGAACTGCGGCTGTCGTTCGTCATGGCCATGTTTGTGATGGGAGCAGTTTCGGTCGCGCGAATCAGCATCGAAGAGGGCCGTGCCTACGCTGCAATGTTCGCACTTCCACTGGGAATCGCTTGTGTTTATGCGGTTTCCACGTTTGCCGCCTTTCGCGGGCCACTCGCTTCGATGGGACCGATCTTTGTGATCGTGCTGCTCGGTATCATTTGGCTGAGCGCCGACAAACTGGTGTGGAACTGCACCTTGCTTGATGATCGCCGCGATGCGTCGGGGAAAGGGCTGCTTAGCTCGCTGCGAGATTTGCGGTCAAGGTTGTTTTCAGTGACAGCCAAGCCTGAAGTGAGTCAGCCCAGTTCGGTTACTGCAACAAGCGAGAACAAGCCGCCGCCAGATTTGAACTGGATTGGGAACTGGTTCTCGCGCACACGGTCGCGATCGGCAGAACAGCCTGGAGTGTGGGTTATTTATTACTCGCTCTTCGCTCTCCCTCTGTTTGCGATCGGGCAACTGGCAATCCCTGCGAGTGACACTGCGAGTCGGCAATCGGTCTTCAAACTGATGGTGATTTATGTCACTTCAGCGCTAATGCTTCTGCTTGCGACCAGCCTGCTGTCGATCCGAAAATACCTCCGCGATCGCAATGTCGAGATGCCCGCGGAGATGGCTCTCGTTTGGACAGTGTCAGGCACCATTCTGGCCACCGCCGTTGTGCTGATCGCCATGCTGTTGCCCCGCCCTGCGCCCGAATATTCGCTGGCGCAGTATGTCGAGCAGTTCGACTCCCCTCCACGTGAAGCTTCTGCGGCAGGTGCAGGGAGCGAGGGTGCCAAGTCGAAAAAGGCGACCGATCAGCGTTCGGCCACGAAGGGGGATGATTCGCCTGATACCCAGCAGTCGAGCAGCGACAGCGAAGCGAAAACGCCAAGCAAAGAGCAGGGGGGGAATGGAGAGTCCAAGAGCAGCAGCCCAGGAGCCTCGGAGAAATCGGGTGGCGATACGAAGTCCCCCTCGAATCCACAGCCCGCTGAAAAGATGGAGCAACCATCGGGCGAATCTAGCGAAAACCACACGCCAAGCGACGCTTCTCGTAGCAAGAATCAAAGCGATCCAACGCCCAAGGATTCGTCAAGCAATTCGACTTCCGAGCCATCTCCGCCGAGCAGTGGCTCGTGGAAACCGCCGCAACTATCCTTTTCTGGCGTAGTGCAGTGGTTGGTGTATGCTTTCTATGCCCTGGTGGCGATCGTCGCTGGAGTGGTGGCCTATCAGTATCGAGAACAAATCGTCGCCGCCTGGCACCGATTCTTGCAGGAACTGAAAAACTGGCTCGCAGGTCTTCAGAGCAAACGCTCGGCTGATGGAATGTCTGCTCATCAAGCGGAACCAGAGCGGCCGAAAAGTTTTGGCGAGTATCGCAATCCATTTCTGTCCGGTGCTGCGCGAAGCTGGTCGCAGGCCGATCTGCTCCGCTACACGCTCGAGGCGCTCGAAGCTTGGGGACGCGAACATGGTGCTCCGCGCGCCCCCTCGCAAACCACCCTCGAGTTCACGCAAATGCTCGCGCAAGTTTCTCCGACGCTCGGTGGGCTTCTGCGGCAATTCGCCGACCTCTACGGCCAAACCGCTTTTGCCCCTGCATCCTCGAGTCAGACATCGACTGCGGTCGTCGAAAAACTTTGGCAAACGCTGGCATCAGCGTCAGGATCCACTAGCACGCGCGGTTAA
- a CDS encoding PSD1 and planctomycete cytochrome C domain-containing protein has translation MLALSVHLASACRLRWFVAALAALLSFGWTPPLLAEPSPTDRAALDHFEKRVRPVLAKHCYRCHSTESGKAEGNLRLDSRDSIRLGGDRGPAVVPHKPAESILLDAVKHVADDLKMPPRAPQLEMSVIADLETWIKEGAIDPREATATRSVSNPADFWAYQPIRDVAVPQVEDSDWPRTFVDHFVLAKLQEKQLSPSPDASPRTLLRRLSYDLIGLPPSLAEIQAFEKSIADRGIEPTLTAKVDEYLASSAYGERWGRIWLDVARYAESSGKEANITFPYAWRYRDYVIDSMNRDVPYSQFITEQIAGDLLPAENPAERARLLIATGFLAIGPKNLDEATPEQFEADVVDEQIDAVSRAFLGCSIACARCHDHKFAPYSMNDYYAMAGFFRSTRTFFGTHVSPANRISGDPLQLPREAEQPILHAGISRERVKKLTEQRAALQEEEQTRRKRAFEAIQNGTDPEKELSITDALRIFWSLGGIEGELERVDDEGKPLPLALGVLDREKIVDAQLFENGDVTHPAQAIPRGFPAFFASRVSAPAIPEGQSGRLALAAWITHPDHPLTSRVIVNRVWRQLFSRGLVASVDLLEPGGDQPSHAELLDKLATTFVKEKGSLKSLVRTLVLSRTYRQGSDFREAPFASDPDNRWLWRYTPKRLDAEAIRDSLLLVSGDLDRKRPVGSLVARKIGDRPVALLGLDPSIPADLDDGLHRSVYLPILRDRLPDVLELFDFAEPSLVTGDRQTTNVPLQSLYFLNSRFVVARAQSMAKLALQNRDDLQSQVSEAIAICFARSAAADELERGVHFVKQAEQLGADRSAAMAAYCQSLVSTAEFRFLE, from the coding sequence ATGCTCGCTCTCTCCGTGCATCTCGCGTCTGCTTGTCGCCTGCGATGGTTTGTCGCAGCACTAGCCGCGCTATTGTCGTTTGGTTGGACGCCACCGCTACTCGCGGAGCCATCTCCGACCGATCGAGCAGCACTCGATCATTTCGAAAAACGGGTGCGCCCCGTTTTGGCAAAGCATTGCTACCGTTGTCACTCGACGGAGTCGGGTAAGGCGGAAGGAAACTTGCGGCTCGATTCGCGTGACTCGATTCGTCTCGGCGGAGATCGCGGGCCGGCTGTGGTTCCGCACAAGCCCGCTGAAAGCATTTTGCTCGATGCGGTGAAGCATGTAGCCGACGATCTAAAAATGCCGCCGCGTGCCCCCCAGCTCGAGATGAGTGTAATTGCCGACCTCGAGACGTGGATTAAAGAGGGGGCCATCGATCCGCGCGAAGCAACTGCTACTCGTTCTGTCAGCAATCCGGCTGATTTTTGGGCCTACCAGCCGATTCGCGATGTCGCTGTTCCGCAGGTTGAAGACTCCGACTGGCCGCGCACCTTTGTCGATCATTTTGTGCTCGCCAAGCTTCAGGAAAAACAGCTCTCTCCATCTCCCGACGCATCACCGCGCACGCTGCTGCGCCGCTTGTCGTACGATCTGATCGGACTCCCTCCTTCGCTGGCCGAAATTCAGGCGTTCGAAAAATCGATCGCCGATCGCGGAATCGAGCCTACGCTGACAGCCAAGGTGGATGAGTATCTAGCAAGCTCGGCTTACGGCGAGCGCTGGGGACGAATCTGGCTCGATGTAGCCCGCTATGCCGAGTCGAGTGGAAAAGAAGCGAACATCACGTTTCCCTATGCCTGGCGTTATCGAGACTACGTGATCGACAGCATGAATCGCGACGTGCCGTACTCGCAGTTCATCACCGAGCAAATTGCCGGCGATCTTCTACCAGCGGAGAATCCTGCTGAGCGCGCGCGGCTGTTGATTGCAACAGGCTTCCTCGCGATCGGCCCGAAGAATTTGGATGAAGCGACGCCGGAACAGTTCGAAGCCGATGTGGTCGACGAACAGATCGACGCGGTTTCGCGAGCGTTTCTCGGGTGCTCCATTGCTTGCGCACGGTGTCACGATCACAAGTTTGCGCCGTATTCGATGAACGACTACTATGCGATGGCAGGGTTCTTTCGTAGCACTCGTACCTTCTTCGGCACCCATGTGTCACCTGCGAATCGAATTAGTGGTGATCCACTCCAATTGCCGCGCGAGGCCGAGCAGCCGATCTTGCATGCTGGAATTTCTCGCGAGCGGGTGAAGAAGCTCACCGAACAACGTGCCGCCCTCCAGGAAGAAGAGCAGACGCGCCGTAAGCGGGCTTTCGAAGCGATTCAAAACGGGACCGATCCTGAAAAGGAACTCAGCATCACCGATGCGCTGCGGATCTTTTGGTCGCTCGGTGGTATCGAAGGAGAACTCGAGCGGGTCGATGACGAAGGAAAGCCGCTCCCCCTCGCGCTCGGTGTGCTCGATCGCGAAAAGATTGTCGATGCCCAGTTGTTTGAGAATGGGGATGTCACGCATCCGGCCCAGGCAATACCACGCGGTTTCCCAGCGTTTTTTGCCTCGCGCGTCAGTGCGCCCGCGATCCCAGAGGGGCAAAGTGGACGTCTAGCGCTCGCGGCCTGGATCACCCATCCCGATCATCCACTCACGTCGCGCGTGATCGTTAACCGGGTCTGGCGTCAGCTCTTTTCGCGCGGTCTTGTTGCGTCCGTTGATCTGCTGGAACCGGGGGGAGATCAGCCGAGTCATGCGGAGCTACTCGACAAGCTGGCAACGACGTTTGTGAAAGAAAAAGGTTCCCTCAAGTCGCTCGTCCGGACGCTAGTGTTGTCGCGAACCTATCGGCAGGGATCCGATTTTCGTGAGGCACCTTTCGCGAGCGACCCCGACAATCGCTGGCTTTGGCGCTATACCCCTAAGCGGCTCGATGCAGAAGCGATACGCGATTCGCTATTGCTGGTGAGTGGTGATCTCGATCGAAAGCGCCCTGTGGGTTCGCTCGTAGCTCGAAAGATTGGTGATCGGCCAGTAGCGCTCCTGGGTCTCGATCCGTCGATTCCAGCCGACCTCGATGATGGACTCCATCGCTCGGTCTACTTGCCGATCTTGCGTGATCGTTTGCCCGATGTGCTCGAGCTTTTTGATTTTGCGGAACCAAGTTTAGTCACCGGGGACCGGCAGACAACGAATGTTCCTTTGCAATCGCTGTACTTCCTGAACAGCCGATTTGTCGTGGCGCGGGCCCAGTCGATGGCAAAGCTGGCGCTGCAGAATCGCGACGACTTGCAGTCGCAAGTCAGCGAGGCGATTGCGATCTGCTTTGCGCGCTCGGCAGCCGCCGATGAACTCGAGCGTGGCGTTCATTTTGTGAAGCAGGCGGAACAACTCGGCGCCGATCGTTCTGCGGCGATGGCGGCGTATTGTCAGTCGCTCGTTAGCACCGCCGAATTTCGATTCCTGGAATAG
- a CDS encoding ABC transporter ATP-binding protein: protein MANTSSRRFAEYREEVRKRHAKPQKANPAEQASDDAKDGDPKKSPRTRSFWQLFVAFLGMLRGHEWSLGIALFTLTVATLLRLVPPLATKLVFDNVLTPKPLPAWWTETLHLPTEQRKVLWWIGGGVAFLSIIATAIHLIGRWAATKAVNRLQVSIRRQVFSHAVHLPLHRVYQLKSGGATSLLRDDAGGVSELVFSMLYNPFRAIIQLTGSLIVLLWVDWRMMLGGLLLLPAVYITHRTWIARIRPLYRDIRSRRQEIDSQTTETFGGMRVVRAYSRERGEAARYVSSNHLMIRQQLFVWWWTRVIELTWEVLVPLASVALLLYGGSRVLEGDLTIGDVTMFLIYLTMLLGPLETLATSATTFQNSLAGLDRVLDLLAEQPEGTSTSATIPLVRDAVRGEIEFRDVSFHYPGTQANVLTNIDLRIAAGSTVALVGRSGAGKTTLTNLVARFYDPTSGSVLLDGVDLKSIDLDDFRGLLGMVEQEVFLFDGSIAENIRYARPSASEEELLAAAKAANAHEFIERLEDRYDTLIGERGVKLSGGQRQRLAIARAILADPKILVLDEATSNLDSESEQLIHQSMRELLAGRTAFIIAHRLSTIVEADAIVVLEQGRIVEIGTHEELMARSGHYQQMVQLQLGGATSPLVGPLGDTP from the coding sequence TTGGCCAACACCAGCAGTCGACGATTTGCCGAATACCGTGAAGAGGTCCGCAAGCGGCACGCGAAGCCACAAAAAGCAAACCCAGCCGAACAAGCAAGTGATGATGCCAAAGATGGGGATCCCAAAAAGAGTCCGCGAACGCGTTCCTTTTGGCAGCTGTTCGTCGCCTTTCTGGGCATGCTGCGCGGACACGAGTGGTCACTCGGAATAGCCCTCTTCACACTCACAGTCGCCACGCTGCTGCGACTCGTGCCGCCTCTTGCAACCAAGCTTGTCTTCGACAACGTTCTCACTCCCAAACCTCTCCCAGCGTGGTGGACGGAAACGCTTCATCTCCCCACCGAGCAGCGAAAGGTGCTCTGGTGGATTGGCGGCGGAGTTGCGTTCCTCTCGATCATTGCCACCGCGATACATCTGATCGGCCGCTGGGCTGCCACAAAGGCTGTCAATCGACTGCAAGTGAGCATTCGTAGGCAAGTGTTCTCCCATGCCGTGCACCTGCCGCTCCATCGCGTTTATCAGCTAAAAAGTGGTGGCGCCACGAGTTTGCTGCGCGATGATGCTGGTGGCGTTTCAGAGCTCGTCTTCAGCATGCTCTACAATCCATTTCGCGCCATCATCCAGCTGACAGGAAGTTTGATTGTGCTGCTGTGGGTCGACTGGCGGATGATGCTGGGAGGTTTGCTCCTGCTGCCTGCGGTCTACATCACGCATCGCACCTGGATCGCGCGGATTCGCCCGCTTTATCGCGATATTCGATCGCGCCGCCAAGAAATCGATTCGCAGACTACCGAGACATTTGGCGGCATGCGCGTGGTGCGTGCCTACTCGCGCGAACGTGGCGAAGCTGCCCGCTATGTATCGTCGAATCACCTGATGATTCGTCAGCAGTTGTTCGTCTGGTGGTGGACTCGTGTGATCGAACTCACTTGGGAGGTCCTCGTTCCCCTCGCTTCGGTCGCCTTGCTCCTCTACGGCGGAAGTCGGGTGCTGGAGGGGGATCTGACGATCGGCGACGTGACGATGTTTCTCATCTACCTCACGATGCTGCTGGGGCCTCTCGAAACGCTGGCCACCAGCGCCACCACTTTTCAAAATAGTCTGGCGGGGCTCGATCGGGTGCTTGATTTGCTAGCTGAACAACCCGAGGGAACTTCCACGAGCGCAACCATTCCGCTCGTTCGCGACGCTGTGCGCGGCGAGATCGAATTTCGCGATGTCTCGTTTCATTATCCCGGCACACAGGCGAATGTACTTACCAATATCGACCTGCGCATCGCCGCTGGTTCCACCGTAGCTCTCGTCGGACGAAGTGGTGCTGGCAAGACAACGCTGACAAATTTAGTCGCTCGCTTTTACGACCCAACTTCGGGAAGTGTGCTGCTCGACGGCGTCGATTTGAAGAGCATCGACCTCGACGACTTCCGTGGACTTCTCGGCATGGTGGAGCAGGAGGTCTTTCTGTTCGACGGCTCGATTGCCGAGAACATTCGCTATGCTCGCCCCTCCGCTAGCGAGGAAGAATTGCTGGCTGCAGCCAAAGCCGCCAATGCACATGAATTCATCGAGCGTCTGGAAGATCGCTACGACACCCTGATTGGCGAGCGGGGTGTGAAGCTCAGCGGCGGTCAAAGGCAGCGGCTCGCTATTGCGCGGGCCATTCTCGCGGATCCCAAAATCCTGGTACTCGACGAAGCGACGAGCAATCTCGATTCCGAGAGCGAGCAGCTGATTCACCAAAGTATGCGTGAGCTACTGGCGGGGCGAACAGCATTTATCATTGCGCACCGCTTGAGCACCATTGTCGAGGCCGACGCGATTGTGGTCCTCGAACAGGGGCGAATTGTCGAGATCGGGACTCACGAGGAGTTGATGGCGCGAAGCGGCCACTATCAGCAGATGGTTCAGCTGCAACTGGGTGGCGCCACATCCCCGCTCGTCGGCCCGCTGGGTGATACGCCGTGA